In Amyelois transitella isolate CPQ chromosome 27, ilAmyTran1.1, whole genome shotgun sequence, a single genomic region encodes these proteins:
- the LOC106140433 gene encoding piggyBac transposable element-derived protein 4-like, which translates to MTTTEELIRILEGTSDGEFESDEVFLHNQQGQDDEFNWLAGAPPPPVIDEFDHFTSGISPSLISKASSELEIFEHFINLELIEHMVKCTNQYHQRLVRTLPLKTYSRLHRWSDVTVQDMYIFLSVTMLMTRNSHLSIEEHWSTDPLLCAPIFGKLMTRNRYCMILGMLCFHDLTAAPASTSDLRLTKLEFIIQHARRLYKESLVPYKNLCIDESIVPFKGRLVFKQYMPRKRNRFGIKLFVLCDIETGCIVDFIVYCGATTDVADIPDLGKSGSVVVKLLEDYFDCNRCLYVDNWYSSSSLFKYLKNKKTYACGTAKVSRRGMPKFKKIKKGEVDSHYCGSLMALKWKDKKDVIMLSTVHDSKLVPSEKIDRVTRLPKMKPECVIDYSKNMGSVDRTDMMISSLTIMRKTVKWHKKLGFHIFDMHLLNSFFIYNAMSMTKLDLAQFQLNVIQQLISKHKPAADVLTIIPRTSQRQSLDSNPLRLLTAAAVKHMPKLIPDRKCQRCKVCTKNKIRSQTRYYCAECNVYLCVDPCCRVYHEKKDL; encoded by the exons atgacCACTACAGAGGAGTTGATTAGGATTTTAGAAGGAACTAGTGATGGTGAATTTGAAAGTGATGAAGTGTTCTTACATAATCAACag GGACAAGATGACGAATTTAATTGGTTGGCAGGAGCACCGCCGCCTCCAGTTATCGACGAGTTCGATCATTTTACGTCAGGAATATCACCAAGTTTAATATCAAAGGCTTCGTCTGAACTGGAAATCtttgaacattttattaatttagaacTTATCGAACATATGGTTAAATGCACTAATCAATACCATCAACGTCTAGTGAGAACTCTTCCATTGAAAACGTACTCAAGATTACACCGATGGAGTGACGTCACAGTACAAgacatgtatatatttttaagtgtcACCATGTTAATGACAAGAAATTCACATTTGTCTATTGAAGAACATTGGTCGACGGATCCCCTATTATGTGCTCCTATATTTGGGAAGTTAATGACTCGCAACAGATATTGTATGATTTTAGGTATGCTCTGTTTCCATGATCTGACAGCAGCACCAGCATCAACGTCTGATTTAAGACTAACTAAGctagaatttattatacaacaCGCACGTAGATTGTATAAAGAATCATTGGTTCCTTACAAGAATTTGTGTATCGATGAAAGCATCGTCCCTTTTAAAGGGCGCCTTGTTTTCAAGCAATATATGCCTAGAAAACGAAATAGATTTGGGATAAAGCTTTTTGTACTATGTGATATTGAAACTGGATGCATAGTGGACTTCATAGTATATTGTGGTGCAACCACTGATGTTGCAGATATTCCGGATTTGGGCAAAAGTGGGTCTGTCGTAGTTAAACTCCTTGAAGACTATTTTGATTGTAACAGGTGCTTATATGTTGACAACTGGTACAGTAGTTCTTCgctgtttaagtatttaaaaaataagaaaacttaCGCATGTGGCACGGCTAAAGTATCTAGGCGTGGGatgccaaaatttaaaaaaattaagaaaggcGAAGTGGATTCCCATTACTGTGGCTCGCTAATGGCATTAAAATGGAAAGACAAAAAAGATGTTATAATGTTAAGTACAGTTCACGACAGTAAACTTGTGCCATCTGAAAAAATCGATCGCGTTACCCGTCTACCGAAAATGAAGCCTGAGTGTGTGATTGATTACAGTAAAAATATGGGATCAGTTGATAGAACAGATATGATGATAAGCTCATTAACGATCATGAGAAAGACTGTAAAATGGCACAAAAAGCTGGGTTTCCACATTTTCGACATGCATTTAttaaattccttttttatttacaacgcCATGAGCATGACAAAGCTTGATTTAGCGCAATTTCAGTTGAATGTGATACAGCAACTCATAAGCAAACACAAACCGGCAGCTGATGTATTGACCATTATACCGCGAACTTCACAAAGACAAAGTCTTGATAGTAACCCTTTACGTTTACTTACAGCCGCGGCTGTAAAGCATATGCCAAAACTCATTCCGGATAGGAAATGTCAACGGTGCAAAGTTTGcactaaaaacaaaatcagaTCCCAGACTCGGTATTACTGTGCAGAATGCAACGTTTATTTATGTGTAGATCCCTGTTGTAGAGTGTATCATGAAAAGAAGGATTTGTAA